In archaeon BMS3Bbin15, the genomic window TATCCTTGAAGATAGAGAACTCCTTTTGAGAACTAACCTTATTTGAGGATATGCATTAATTGTGAAATTTTAGCCTGCTATTTGAGCAACGCTATGCCTCATTAATAAATGTTTCAGGTTGAGTGACACAACAGGAATATTAAAATAACACGTATAATACATATTAATCAGGTGATAGTATGAACGACCTGGTTAGATTTGGAGTTTCAATGAGCCCGACTCTCTTTGAGAGATTCAACAAAATAATTGAAAAAAAAGGATATACAAACCGTTCAGAGGCGATAAGAGACTTAATAAGGGATATGATTGTACAGGAGGAATGGAAGGCATCTGAGAAGGAGGCAATAGCTTCTCTGACTATAGTCTATGACCATGCTGTTAGAGGAGTGAATGATAAACTCACAGATATGCAGCACCATTTTCATGGGAATATAGTTTCAAGCATGCATGTTCATCTTGATGAGCATAACTGTATGGAAGTTCTTGTGCTCATGGGAAAAACAAAGGATATCAAGAAAATTTCAGATATATTAATAAGTTCACGTGGAGTCAAGCACGGCAAACTTGTTATGACTTCTCTCGTCAAGGGTCTTTAGTATGCCTGTCTGGTTTCAGAATAAAATGAAAGAAGAGGATTATTCCATCTTTTCAAAGGCATCCTTGGGAGCATTGCATACAGGACAGTGCCAGCTGTCTGGCAACTCATCAAAAGGTTTGTTTTCATTATCCTCATCATAAATATATCCACATACAGTGCATCTATACTTGGCTATAATATCACTTCCTATTCAAATTTCCTGTGGTACTCCCTAACCTTTTGGGCAAAGAGCTTGCCAAACTTATAACCAGCCCTGTAGTTCTCTTCATTCGGCTGGTATTTTAGTTCAAATCCGGGTTCAACAACTTCAAGTTTCATGGATTTCAGCACATTGAGAGCTTCGCTTACAGCACCTCCGCCCCAGCCATAGCTGCCGAATGCACCCGCTATTCTTCCACTTGGCCTCAAACCTCTGAGACTATGAAGAAACTCTGCAATAGTCGGGAACATCAGATTATTTAATGTGGGAGTTCCAACAAGAATACCTCTGTATTTCCAGAACTCTTTAATTGCTGTACTCCTGGCTGTCTCTCTTAACTTTAAAACCTCCACATACATGCCTTCATCGACAATGCCATCCTGTATTCCTCTGCTCATCATTTCAGTGGAGTGCCACATGGTATCGTAAACTATGACCACGCCTTCCTCTGCTTTACCATTTGCCATGTCGAGGTACATATTCAAAACTTTCCCGGGATTTTTTCTCCAGATAACTCCATGGTCAGGTGCAATCATATCTATCTCAAGCCCAAGCTTCTGAATCTCGGCTATTTTTGCCTTTATAAGATTTCCAAAAGGCATCAGAATATTTGCATAGTAATCAATTATTGCCTCTTCAAGATCTTCCTGAGGTACTTTGTCGTCGAAGAGAACTGCCTGAGCCCAGTGCTGTCCGAAGGCGTCCTGAGATATTAGAAGCTTATCCTCCGGTATATAAGTCATCATACTGTCTGGCCAGTGGAGCATGGGTGTCTCTATAAACTGAAATGTTTTTTCACCTGTTTTTATTTCATCT contains:
- a CDS encoding putative nickel-responsive regulator — protein: MNDLVRFGVSMSPTLFERFNKIIEKKGYTNRSEAIRDLIRDMIVQEEWKASEKEAIASLTIVYDHAVRGVNDKLTDMQHHFHGNIVSSMHVHLDEHNCMEVLVLMGKTKDIKKISDILISSRGVKHGKLVMTSLVKGL
- the fprA gene encoding nitric oxide reductase, with translation MKTQEIKPGIHWVGAIDWNIRDFHGYITPRGTTYNNFLVMDRKISLVDTVKSEFSDVMFERIKRLTNPEKIEVGICNHAEMDHAGSWDKIMRVAKNMTLYTTERGKEGLDKHFDTTGWDIQVVKTGDEIKTGEKTFQFIETPMLHWPDSMMTYIPEDKLLISQDAFGQHWAQAVLFDDKVPQEDLEEAIIDYYANILMPFGNLIKAKIAEIQKLGLEIDMIAPDHGVIWRKNPGKVLNMYLDMANGKAEEGVVIVYDTMWHSTEMMSRGIQDGIVDEGMYVEVLKLRETARSTAIKEFWKYRGILVGTPTLNNLMFPTIAEFLHSLRGLRPSGRIAGAFGSYGWGGGAVSEALNVLKSMKLEVVEPGFELKYQPNEENYRAGYKFGKLFAQKVREYHRKFE